The nucleotide sequence ACGGCTCGTTGAAGGGTGAGCGGCGCTACTACCCCTCGTTGCGCAAGTTCGACGACCCCACCCGCGCCACTGCCACCGTAACGGAAAGCTCCCGCGACGCCTTCATGCTGCGCCTAGGCGACATCGTTCTCATCGGGGCCGAAGCGCAGGTTCGCCTCGGCAAAGCCGATTCGGCTGCTTACTACGTGAACCTGGTGCGCACCCGCGCCGCCCTGCCCGGCCGCACCAACGCCATGCAAGTAACCGCCAGCCAAATGACCCTGGACTTTGTGCTCGATGAGCGGGCCCGCGAGTTGGCCGGCGAGCAAGTGCGCTGGCTGGACCTAAAACGCACCGGCAAACTTGCCGAACGGGTCCGCCTCTACAACCCCGACGCCCGGACCAGCATTCAGGATTTCCACGCGCTACGCCCCATTCCGCAGAGCGACCTAGATGCCGTGACCAACAAGGCCGAGTTCCAGCAAAACCCGGGGTACTAAGTTCTGGCGGGCGCCTCATTTACCGTCCCCTACAGTAATGACTAGCACTAAGCACACATGAACAAGCGCCTTCTTTTCCTTTCCGTTCTTGCTTCTACCGCCGCCCGACCCGCGCTGGCGCAGTACCCCAAGATTCCGCCGGAAGTGCAGGCCAAGGCTGATGCCGCCCTGGTCGAAGCCGAGAAACGCTCGGACGAAGCCTGGAAAAAGGCCCTGCCCATCATCGAAGCCGAGGCCAAAGCCGGCAAGCCCTACGTGCCGTGGGCCGCGAAACCGTCGGATTTGCCGCAGTCGAGCCGGCTGGCGTTTCCGGGCGCCGAAGGCGGTGGTGCGCACGTGTTTGGCGGGCAGGGCGGTAAGGTGTACGTGGTGAAGAGCCTGGCCGACAGCGGCCCCGGTACCTTGCGTGAGGCGTTGGAACAGGGCGGAGCCCGCATCATCGTGTTCAATGTGGCGGGCATCATCAAGCTGCAAAGCCCCATCATCATCCGGGCGCCTTACGTAACCATAGCGGGCCAAACCGCGCCCGGCGACGGTATCTGCGTGGCTGGCGAATCCATCTGGATCAACACCCACGACGTGGTGGTGCGCTACCTGCGCTTCCGCCGCGGCGCCACCGACGTAGCGCGCCGCGACGACGGCTTGGGCGGCAACCCGGTGGGCAACATCATCATCGACCACGTGTCGGCGAGTTGGGGGCTGGATGAGAACATGTCCATCTATCGGCACGTCTACCACAACCCCGAAACCGGTAAGGCCGACAAGCTGCCGACGGTGAACGTGACCATTCAGAACTCGATTTTCTCGGAAGGGCTGGATACCTACAACCACGCGTTTGGCAGCACCATTGGTGGGCTTAACAGCTTGTTCACCCGCAACCTGTGGGCCAACAACATCGCCCGCAACCCCTCGGTGGGCATGTACGGCGACTTCAACTTCGCCAACAACGTGGTGTTCAACTGGTGGAACCGCTCGGCCGATGGCGGCGACAACCACTCGGAGTACAACTTCGTGAACAACTACTACAAGCCCGGCCCCATCACGCCCGCCGGGGAACCCATCAGCTACCGGATTCTAAAACCTGAATCCGGCCGCGACAAAGACGCCAAGAACCTGTTCGGCAAAGCCTACGTGGCCGGCAACGTGGTAGCCGGCAACGCGACAGTTACCCAAGACAATTGGGCTGGTGGCGTGCAGGTGGAAGGCGTGCCCGAAGCCGATAAAATTGTGGCTGCAATTAAAGCCGACAAGCCGTTCACGCTGCCCAACATGGGCACGGTGCTGTCCGCTCAGGAAGCCTACCAATACGTGCTGGCCAACGTTGGCTGCACCCTGCCCAAGCGCGACGCCGTGGATGCGCGCATCGTGGAGGACGTGCGCACCGGCAAAATCACATACGCCAAAAACGCGCAGCCCACCCCGCCAAGCCCCTACATCAAGCGCCGCCTGCCCGCCGATTCCTACAAGCAAGGCATCATCACGGACCCCGCGCAGGTAGGAGGGTACCCCGTGTACGCCGGCAAGCCCTACGCCGACGCCGACAACGACGGCATGCCCGATGCGTGGGAAAAAACGCACGGCCTGGACCCTAAAAACGCCGCCGATGCCACTCAGGACCGCGACAAAGACGGCTACGCCAACATCGAAGAATACCTCAACAGCGTGGTGCCGTTGCAAAACGTGCGGCCCGCTGCCGGCAAAGCAAAGTCATAGCTGAAACCAATTAAAAGGCCGTCATGCTCGATCTAGCGTCCGCCTGCCGAAGCATGACGGCTTTTTAAGCTTATTAGGAGCAATACCATCACGCAAATGCCCAAAAAGCCCCGCAATTTCTTCGTGCTTTTCCTGCTAGTATCGCTCACGGCGTGGGCGCCAGCCGTTGAGCCAACGGGCAAGTTGAAAGTAGCTTCCAACGGCCGGTACTTGGCCACCGAAGCCGGCAAGCCGTTCTTCTGGCTCGGCGACACCGGGTGGCTGCTCTTCAACAAGCTTAAGCGCGAAGAAGCGGAAACCTACCTCGAAGACCGGCGCAAAAAAGGCTTCAACGTCATTCAGGTGATGGTGCTGCACCAAGTGCCGAGCGCGAACGTGTACGGCGATTCGGCGTTGGTGCGCGGCAACGTAGCGCAGCCGCTGCTTACGCCCGGCAGCACCGCCGCCGACGCCGCGCAGTACGACTTTTGGGACCATGTCGATTACATCATCGACCTAGCCGCCAAGAAAGGGCTGTACATGGGCCTCGTGCCGGTGTGGGGTACCAACGTGAAGGCCGGCAAAGTCAATCAGCAGCAAGCCAAAACCTACGCCACTTTCCTGGCCGAGCGCTATAAGAACCGGCCCAACATCATCTGGCTAAACGGCGGCGACATTGCCGGCTCGGATTCGCTAAAGGTGTGGAACACGATTGGCAGCACGCTCAAAACCGTTGACCCCAACCACTTGGTGACGTACCACCCGCGCGGCCGCACGCAGTCGTCGGATTGGTTTCACCAGGCGGCGTGGCTGGATTTCAACATGTACCAGTCGGGCCACCGGCGCTACGAGCAGGACACCTCCCGCAACGAGAAAAAGCTCTACGGCGAAGACA is from Hymenobacter tibetensis and encodes:
- a CDS encoding pectate lyase family protein, translated to MNKRLLFLSVLASTAARPALAQYPKIPPEVQAKADAALVEAEKRSDEAWKKALPIIEAEAKAGKPYVPWAAKPSDLPQSSRLAFPGAEGGGAHVFGGQGGKVYVVKSLADSGPGTLREALEQGGARIIVFNVAGIIKLQSPIIIRAPYVTIAGQTAPGDGICVAGESIWINTHDVVVRYLRFRRGATDVARRDDGLGGNPVGNIIIDHVSASWGLDENMSIYRHVYHNPETGKADKLPTVNVTIQNSIFSEGLDTYNHAFGSTIGGLNSLFTRNLWANNIARNPSVGMYGDFNFANNVVFNWWNRSADGGDNHSEYNFVNNYYKPGPITPAGEPISYRILKPESGRDKDAKNLFGKAYVAGNVVAGNATVTQDNWAGGVQVEGVPEADKIVAAIKADKPFTLPNMGTVLSAQEAYQYVLANVGCTLPKRDAVDARIVEDVRTGKITYAKNAQPTPPSPYIKRRLPADSYKQGIITDPAQVGGYPVYAGKPYADADNDGMPDAWEKTHGLDPKNAADATQDRDKDGYANIEEYLNSVVPLQNVRPAAGKAKS
- a CDS encoding glycoside hydrolase family 140 protein produces the protein MPKKPRNFFVLFLLVSLTAWAPAVEPTGKLKVASNGRYLATEAGKPFFWLGDTGWLLFNKLKREEAETYLEDRRKKGFNVIQVMVLHQVPSANVYGDSALVRGNVAQPLLTPGSTAADAAQYDFWDHVDYIIDLAAKKGLYMGLVPVWGTNVKAGKVNQQQAKTYATFLAERYKNRPNIIWLNGGDIAGSDSLKVWNTIGSTLKTVDPNHLVTYHPRGRTQSSDWFHQAAWLDFNMYQSGHRRYEQDTSRNEKKLYGEDNWRYQLVDNKLTPTKPSIDGEPSYEGIPQGLHDITQPRWNDADVRRYGYWSVFAGAFGYTYGQNSVMQMHSSFDKGSAYGSSELWSSAINAPGAAQMVHLKNLMLSRPFFERVPDQSLIAGEVGEKYNRLFGTRGKNYAFVYTYNGRNIKVNHGKISGAKVKASWFSPRDGKTSPIGTFPNKGTQDFNPPGETKNGNDWVLILDAA